From Zerene cesonia ecotype Mississippi chromosome 13, Zerene_cesonia_1.1, whole genome shotgun sequence, the proteins below share one genomic window:
- the LOC119831396 gene encoding stress response protein nst1-like isoform X2 — translation MPAVTSTTAEEQNEAEQKMWNALKRYIIRERQRKKEEYEAEVEEERLRKEREARERQDVMTLEETKEQIEQLEQKLKQLEKEKQQLFMQLKRVLNEDEVRKRQQQKEANEMQPMKMPLGNIQMPMFPMPSSQQGQGEPPPSQGRPSHLNSHNMLNKQTIVRAPIQSGVKRQRSPSPTYALYAHRLHQPSMKQHAVYSDHKVEDGRMGRQMARAVLWNKTSQYASNVSASSGAYYAMPTSGVVGVVAERPPPLLYAHHAHTPHTPHTPHTPHTPHHTNLMYAPAPQPQLYLDMLKNREGQQHNEQKKESQAPQVLIGLSEAHHPAVSSGVVYAQPPASRHISIHPPQHNNIQTAKPGSITQGYPVQQSNPNVQNPNIYPNRHRY, via the exons ATGCCAGCAGTTACTTCCACAACTGCTGAAGAACAAAATGAGGCGGAACAAAAAATGTGGAATGCTCTCAAGCGATACATTATACGTGAAAGACAGAGAAAAAAAGAAG AATATGAGGCTGAGGTGGAAGAAGAAAGATTACGCAAAGAACGTGAAGCCAGGGAAAGGCAGGATGTTATGACTTTGG AGGAAACAAAAGAGCAGATAGAACAATTAGAGCAAAAGCTGAAACAGTTGGAAAAAGAGAAACAACAACTGTTCATGCAATTGAAAAGGGTGTTAAATGAAGATGAGGTTAGAAAGAGACAGCAACAAAAGGAGGCTAA tgaAATGCAACCAATGAAAATGCCTCTAGGTAATATACAAATGCCAATGTTTCCGATGCCATCATCGCAGCAGGGTCAAGGGGAACCCCCTCCGAGCCAGGGACGCCCCTCACATCTTAATTCACATAATATGCTTAATAAG CAAACTATTGTCCGTGCCCCTATACAGTCGGGGGTGAAGCGGCAAAGGAGCCCATCGCCGACATACGCTTTGTATGCACATCGGTTGCACCAACCGTCTATGAAACAGCATGCCGTGTATTCGGATCATA AAGTAGAGGATGGCCGAATGGGCCGACAAATGGCTCGAGCTGTACTCTGGAACA AAACGTCGCAATACGCGTCGAACGTGAGCGCATCGTCAGGCGCGTACTACGCGATGCCGACGTCGGGCGTGGTGGGCGTGGTCGCGGAGCGGCCGCCGCCGCTGCTGTACGCGCACCACGCGCACACGCCGCACACGCCTCACACGCCGCACACGCCGCACACGCCGCACCACACCAACCTGATGTACGCGCCGGCGCCGCAGCCCCAGCTCTACTTGGATATGCTGAAGAACAGAGAGGGACAGCAGCACAATGAGCAGAAGAAGGAGTCGCAG GCACCACAAGTACTGATTGGTTTGAGCGAGGCTCACCATCCAGCGGTGAGCAGTGGCGTGGTGTACGCTCAGCCGCCGGCCTCGAGACACATCTCCATACATCCACCACAGCATAATAACATACag ACAGCGAAACCGGGTAGTATAACGCAAGGTTACCCAGTGCAACAGTCGAACCCCAATGTGCAGAACCCCAACATATACCCCAACAGACACCGTTATTAG
- the LOC119831396 gene encoding putative uncharacterized protein DDB_G0291608 isoform X1, whose amino-acid sequence MPAVTSTTAEEQNEAEQKMWNALKRYIIRERQRKKEEYEAEVEEERLRKEREARERQDVMTLEETKEQIEQLEQKLKQLEKEKQQLFMQLKRVLNEDEVRKRQQQKEANEMQPMKMPLGNIQMPMFPMPSSQQGQGEPPPSQGRPSHLNSHNMLNKKNYSKYKLFPQQQTIVRAPIQSGVKRQRSPSPTYALYAHRLHQPSMKQHAVYSDHKVEDGRMGRQMARAVLWNKTSQYASNVSASSGAYYAMPTSGVVGVVAERPPPLLYAHHAHTPHTPHTPHTPHTPHHTNLMYAPAPQPQLYLDMLKNREGQQHNEQKKESQAPQVLIGLSEAHHPAVSSGVVYAQPPASRHISIHPPQHNNIQTAKPGSITQGYPVQQSNPNVQNPNIYPNRHRY is encoded by the exons ATGCCAGCAGTTACTTCCACAACTGCTGAAGAACAAAATGAGGCGGAACAAAAAATGTGGAATGCTCTCAAGCGATACATTATACGTGAAAGACAGAGAAAAAAAGAAG AATATGAGGCTGAGGTGGAAGAAGAAAGATTACGCAAAGAACGTGAAGCCAGGGAAAGGCAGGATGTTATGACTTTGG AGGAAACAAAAGAGCAGATAGAACAATTAGAGCAAAAGCTGAAACAGTTGGAAAAAGAGAAACAACAACTGTTCATGCAATTGAAAAGGGTGTTAAATGAAGATGAGGTTAGAAAGAGACAGCAACAAAAGGAGGCTAA tgaAATGCAACCAATGAAAATGCCTCTAGGTAATATACAAATGCCAATGTTTCCGATGCCATCATCGCAGCAGGGTCAAGGGGAACCCCCTCCGAGCCAGGGACGCCCCTCACATCTTAATTCACATAATATGCTTAATAAG AAAAACTACTCAAAGTACAAATTGTTTCCACAACAGCAAACTATTGTCCGTGCCCCTATACAGTCGGGGGTGAAGCGGCAAAGGAGCCCATCGCCGACATACGCTTTGTATGCACATCGGTTGCACCAACCGTCTATGAAACAGCATGCCGTGTATTCGGATCATA AAGTAGAGGATGGCCGAATGGGCCGACAAATGGCTCGAGCTGTACTCTGGAACA AAACGTCGCAATACGCGTCGAACGTGAGCGCATCGTCAGGCGCGTACTACGCGATGCCGACGTCGGGCGTGGTGGGCGTGGTCGCGGAGCGGCCGCCGCCGCTGCTGTACGCGCACCACGCGCACACGCCGCACACGCCTCACACGCCGCACACGCCGCACACGCCGCACCACACCAACCTGATGTACGCGCCGGCGCCGCAGCCCCAGCTCTACTTGGATATGCTGAAGAACAGAGAGGGACAGCAGCACAATGAGCAGAAGAAGGAGTCGCAG GCACCACAAGTACTGATTGGTTTGAGCGAGGCTCACCATCCAGCGGTGAGCAGTGGCGTGGTGTACGCTCAGCCGCCGGCCTCGAGACACATCTCCATACATCCACCACAGCATAATAACATACag ACAGCGAAACCGGGTAGTATAACGCAAGGTTACCCAGTGCAACAGTCGAACCCCAATGTGCAGAACCCCAACATATACCCCAACAGACACCGTTATTAG